Proteins encoded by one window of Babylonia areolata isolate BAREFJ2019XMU chromosome 8, ASM4173473v1, whole genome shotgun sequence:
- the LOC143284520 gene encoding G-protein coupled receptor moody-like, translated as MKYDYSNNNHSALIPAMAGGRMVDLNANTNANTNASSSPPGTSCQGLDCYPDGVFTAVEAVTVVLALGGFLGNGLTVLAILTSSLRSNLNSILIGNLSFACVLYCCLVLPLQAAAYHHRQWVLPDQVCVGEAAVRIWLIGVNMCLLSAIAFYRFLHVVYPQSYPQWSQSKIFFPIILFCWTFALLFSLAPMLVGWGSYGFESLILQCTFTSAHPDKSHKITCVTIGFVIPCVFISVCYARIGCVVYRSRKRALRGSVYSKKKGQRGSLRLTAMMLLIFLGFFVGTTPYFIVNVADPRQTRPLAHIWCPCAAWLLYCLNPVIYTLMDSNFLQAYKQLVCCLFCRGGSTVGGAASGGVSVPGSLRGGKQQASQRS; from the exons ATGAAGTacgactacagcaacaacaaccactccGCCCTCATCCCAGCAATGGCAGGGGGCAGGATGGTGGACCTCAATGCCAACACCAACGCCAACACCAAcgcatcatcatcgccaccaggGACGTCCTGCCAAGGGCTGGACTGCTACCCGGACGGGGTGTTCACCGCCGTGGAAGCCGTCACGGTGGTGCTGGCTCTGGGAGGGTTCCTGGGCAACGGGCTGACGGTGCTGGCCATCCTGACGTCCAGCCTCCGGAGCAACCTCAACAGCATCCTCATCGGCAACCTCAGCTTCGCCTGCGTGCTGTACTGCTGCCTGGTGCTGCCCCTGCAGGCCGCGGCTTACCACCACCGCCAGTGGGTGCTGCCAGACCAGGTGTGTGTCGGGGAGGCCGCCGTCCGCATCTGGCTCATCGGCGTCAACATGTGCCTCCTCTCCGCCATCGCCTTCTACAG GTTCCTGCACGTGGTCTACCCGCAGTCCTACCCGCAGTGGTCGCAGAGCAAGATCTTCTTCCCCATCATCCTCTTCTGCTGGACCTTCGCCCTGCTCTTCTCGCTGGCGCCCATGCTGGTGGGCTGGGGCTCCTACGGCTTCGAGTCGCTCATCCTGCAGTGCACCTTCACCTCGGCCCACCCGGACAAGTCGCACAAGATCACCTGCGTCACCATCGGCTTCGTCATCCCCTGCGTCTTCATCTCCGTCTGCTACGCCCGCATCGGCTGCGTGGTGTacag GTCACGCAAGCGGGCTCTGCGCGGCAGCGTGTACAGCAAGAAGAAGGGGCAGCGCGGCTCGCTGCGCCTGACGGCCATGATGCTGCTCATCTTCCTGGGCTTCTTCGTGGGCACCACGCCCTACTTCATCGTCAACGTGGCCGACCCGCGCCAGACCCGCCCCCTGGCCCACATCTGGTGCCCCTGCGCCGCCTGGCTCCTCTACTGCCTCAACCCCGTCATCTACACTCTCATGGACAGCAACTTCCTGCAGGCCTACAAGCAGCTCGTCTGCTGCCTCTTCTGCAGGGGCGGTTCCACCGTCGGCGGGGCGGCCAGTGGCGGCGTCTCCGTGCCCGGTAGCCTGCGCGGCGGCAAGCAGCAGGCCTCGCAGAGGTCGTGA